Part of the Mytilus trossulus isolate FHL-02 chromosome 2, PNRI_Mtr1.1.1.hap1, whole genome shotgun sequence genome is shown below.
aaaagttgCAATGTTTCTTCACTCAACATTCCTTAGACTTGGCCAGAACAAACGAGAAACAGCTCTTTTATTGATGTGTTTCGTATGTTTAACTCTATGATAcatactttttaataaatataaactgttttgttattttccCACATAGATATTGTACCTGCAATAACCATTTAACCAAAATGAAATGAGCAAAAGATTGGAAAACGAACTTTTATAACATTTCCTTAAACAGATAGTAAAAGCGCCATTTCAATCTGGTAAGCAGACGATTTCGGTATCTCCTAGCGTGATCGTCAGTAATTCGACCAAAGCAACGCCCACCAAAATTACTTTGACACTTCCGATAATGATGGATATATGCAATTTCAGGattaatattttcaactttgaaaTGTTCCTCCATTGGTTTGCTCACGTGATGTATTCcaatttcaaagattttgatTGGATCAACAACCATTTTAGTTCGAACGGTACTAAAATCCTCCTTTCTGCTTATTGAATTTAATGTGACTAAATGGTTTTCAATGTGGtctgaaaaatcaaaaatatctgaaatgaTTGTATCCTCGAGGGGATCAAAGTACGCACTCTGGAATCTAAAAGCACATATGTCGCCGCCTCGTAAGTTTTGTTCGTGATGTAATTTCGTTGTTTTGTCGATGAAGTTTGGAAGCGTTTCATCAGATCGAGGGAAAATAATTTCGTCGATGTCAAGAAATGCCACATGtttaaatacatacatattTCTATAAAGACAATCCCACACGGCAGCTGACTGTCCATGATACCAGATCCAGTCTTCTTGTATAGGTAAAGGCCAGTCAAGTATTGTAACTAGACCTtccttttcataaattttcaagatttttaaagtttcattggttacattttgtgaataaaaagtaaaatgcttatatcCTAGTATGATAGAAAATTCTATGAATTCTAACAAACGCAAAGAATTAACAGTCCCAAATAATGGCGGGACACAAACAGCTAAATCGCCTTTTACTACAGATTTGTTCGAATGCTGTATGACAGGAATAAGGTGTTTCGTTTCTTCGTTGTTCGCGTCTTCagaatttgaaatgtaaatatgATCAAATTGCACATTGTCTGGAACTTCACACGACCCTATATAAGCTGCAAACGTCTTGAGATGGTTTTCACATGTCTCATAGAACGCAAATACAGAAGATTCCCAATCATTTATGATAGGATTCCAAAAGTGACAATAAAGTTGTTGATTGAAATTCTTAGCAGATCTGCTTATTATAACATTTCTTATAAAACGTATTTCCTTCCTGTCATCATAATATGATgcatatacataaatatcttCGGCTACTTTTAAAAATCCTACATTACTTTTTGTTAATGTAGAGTTAGTTTCTCTTGTATTATGGTATTTagtgttttctttcttttggtaaTTATTATCAGTAGTGGTATTGTAATTTCTTAGTATAGGTTGTTTAGCTGTCGTTATCGATCGCAGCTTTAGGTTTGTTGTACTATTTCGGatatgatatattttcaaaatatggtCTACTTTCTCTTTAAACGTAAGATTTTTTAAACTGTCCCAATAATCTTGATTTGTAAGTGCTTTGTCATTATCTATCTTACTCTTATATCGTTTCCTCATTTGAAGTATACCACTGCCAAGTTTTTTACGCTTCTTTATTGATTGTAAAGCAtcgttcttttttaatttatacaacCTATCAAACTTAGATTGAATTTCGGACTTTTTCACTGTTGAAATATTTGACCTGTGAAGTTGTTGAAAATTCAATGGAACCTGTTTATCGTATGAATACGTTGTTTTATCAGATGCCTTTATTAACACCTTATCTATTGGTAAATAATCATCTTCAGTTTTATCTATAACCTTGACATCATTTCCAGTCAGGAAAAATATGAgaccaaaaacataaaatgccAATGCTATCAGTAACAGTCGTGTTATCTGACGGGTAGCCATCCCCCTGATGTCATCTCGACATACAATTATCTCAAGCTGATGATAATCAGGTTACACTGTAGATAATCGTTATCATTACCTGCAAATAGAGAGCTAAACCAGGTTACACTGTAGATAATCGTTATCATTACCTGCAAATAGAGAGCTAAATCAGGTTACACTGTAGATAATCGTTATCATTACCTGCAAATAGAGAGATTATTTTACATTCATAAGGCCTTGTCCACACTCGTTTTCCGGGAGTATCAACATAATGGAGTCCAGTCAAAC
Proteins encoded:
- the LOC134706586 gene encoding beta-1,4-galactosyltransferase galt-1-like, producing MATRQITRLLLIALAFYVFGLIFFLTGNDVKVIDKTEDDYLPIDKVLIKASDKTTYSYDKQVPLNFQQLHRSNISTVKKSEIQSKFDRLYKLKKNDALQSIKKRKKLGSGILQMRKRYKSKIDNDKALTNQDYWDSLKNLTFKEKVDHILKIYHIRNSTTNLKLRSITTAKQPILRNYNTTTDNNYQKKENTKYHNTRETNSTLTKSNVGFLKVAEDIYVYASYYDDRKEIRFIRNVIISRSAKNFNQQLYCHFWNPIINDWESSVFAFYETCENHLKTFAAYIGSCEVPDNVQFDHIYISNSEDANNEETKHLIPVIQHSNKSVVKGDLAVCVPPLFGTVNSLRLLEFIEFSIILGYKHFTFYSQNVTNETLKILKIYEKEGLVTILDWPLPIQEDWIWYHGQSAAVWDCLYRNMYVFKHVAFLDIDEIIFPRSDETLPNFIDKTTKLHHEQNLRGGDICAFRFQSAYFDPLEDTIISDIFDFSDHIENHLVTLNSISRKEDFSTVRTKMVVDPIKIFEIGIHHVSKPMEEHFKVENINPEIAYIHHYRKCQSNFGGRCFGRITDDHARRYRNRLLTRLKWRFYYLFKEML